One genomic segment of Streptomyces sp. RerS4 includes these proteins:
- the ptsP gene encoding phosphoenolpyruvate--protein phosphotransferase — METTLRGVGVSHGVAIGEVRHMGTAVLEPPAKQITADEAEREQGRARQAVEAVSADLIARGQLAGGEAQHVLEAQAMIATDPELMADVDRRIAVGSTAERGVYDAFAAYRDLLAGAGEYMAGRVADLDDVRNRIVARLLGVPMPGVPDSDEPYVLIARDLAPADTALLDPALVLGFVTEEGGPTSHSAILARALGVPAIVALPGAGEIAEGTVIAVDGSTGDLFVEPTAEKRAELEAAAAERKAALAASSGPGATSDGHKVPLLANVGGPADVPAAVEAGAEGVGLFRTEFLFLDDSKKAPSEEKQIESYRKVLEAFPEGRVVVRVLDAGADKPLDFLTPGDEPNPALGVRGLRTLLDHPDVLRTQLTALAKAAEGLPVYLEVMAPMVADRIDAKAFADACREAGLRAKFGAMVEIPSAALRARSILQEVEFLSLGTNDLAQYAFAADRQVGAVSRLQDPWQPALLDLIAMSAEAARAEGKSCGVCGEAASDPLLACVLTGLGVTSLSMGAASIPYVRATLAKYTLAQCERAAAAARAADTAEEARVAAQAVLSGE, encoded by the coding sequence ATGGAGACAACGCTGCGAGGCGTCGGCGTGAGTCACGGTGTGGCGATCGGCGAGGTGCGGCACATGGGCACGGCGGTTCTCGAACCGCCGGCCAAGCAGATCACCGCGGACGAGGCGGAGCGCGAACAGGGGCGCGCTCGTCAGGCCGTGGAGGCGGTGTCGGCCGACCTGATCGCGCGTGGCCAGTTGGCCGGTGGCGAGGCCCAGCACGTGCTGGAGGCGCAGGCGATGATCGCCACGGACCCCGAGCTGATGGCGGACGTGGATCGGCGCATCGCCGTGGGCAGCACCGCCGAACGCGGTGTCTACGACGCCTTCGCCGCCTACCGCGACCTGCTCGCGGGGGCCGGCGAGTACATGGCCGGGCGGGTGGCCGACCTGGACGACGTGCGCAACCGCATCGTCGCGCGGCTGCTGGGCGTGCCGATGCCGGGCGTGCCGGACAGTGACGAGCCGTACGTGCTGATCGCGCGGGACCTGGCCCCCGCCGACACGGCGCTGCTCGACCCCGCGCTGGTGCTCGGTTTCGTCACGGAGGAGGGCGGTCCGACCAGCCACAGCGCGATCCTCGCGCGGGCGCTGGGCGTGCCGGCCATCGTGGCGCTGCCGGGTGCCGGTGAGATCGCCGAGGGGACGGTCATCGCCGTCGACGGCAGCACCGGCGACCTGTTCGTCGAGCCGACGGCCGAGAAGCGGGCCGAGCTGGAGGCCGCGGCCGCCGAGCGGAAGGCGGCGCTGGCCGCCTCCTCCGGTCCGGGTGCGACCTCCGACGGTCACAAGGTGCCGCTGCTGGCCAATGTCGGCGGTCCCGCTGACGTGCCGGCGGCCGTGGAGGCCGGGGCCGAGGGTGTGGGCCTCTTCCGGACCGAGTTCCTCTTCCTGGACGACAGCAAGAAGGCGCCGTCCGAGGAGAAGCAGATCGAGTCGTACCGCAAGGTGCTGGAGGCCTTCCCGGAGGGCCGTGTGGTGGTGCGGGTGCTGGACGCCGGCGCCGACAAGCCGCTGGACTTCCTGACGCCGGGCGACGAGCCGAACCCGGCGCTGGGCGTGCGGGGGCTGCGTACCCTGCTCGACCACCCGGACGTGCTGCGTACGCAGCTCACCGCGCTGGCCAAGGCCGCCGAGGGGCTGCCGGTCTACCTTGAGGTCATGGCCCCGATGGTGGCCGACCGGATCGACGCCAAGGCCTTCGCCGACGCCTGCCGTGAGGCGGGGCTGCGGGCGAAGTTCGGCGCGATGGTGGAGATCCCCTCGGCCGCGCTGCGGGCGCGCTCGATCCTTCAGGAGGTCGAGTTCCTTTCGCTGGGGACCAACGACCTCGCGCAGTACGCCTTCGCCGCCGACCGTCAGGTGGGTGCGGTGTCCCGGCTTCAGGACCCGTGGCAGCCGGCGCTGCTCGACCTGATCGCCATGTCGGCGGAGGCCGCCCGTGCCGAGGGCAAGAGCTGTGGCGTGTGTGGCGAGGCCGCTTCGGACCCGCTGCTGGCGTGCGTACTGACCGGTCTGGGTGTCACCTCCCTGTCGATGGGTGCCGCCTCGATCCCGTACGTGCGGGCGACGCTGGCCAAGTACACGCTGGCCCAGTGTGAGCGCGCGGCCGCGGCCGCGCGCGCCGCCGACACGGCGGAAGAGGCCCGTGTGGCCGCGCAGGCGGTGCTGTCCGGCGAGTAG
- a CDS encoding PTS glucose transporter subunit IIA: protein MTSVTSPLAGRAIGLAAVPDPVFSGAMVGPGTAIDPVREPSEAVAPVDGVVVSLHPHAYVVVDGEGHGVLTHLGIDTVQLNGEGFELLVNKGDTVTRGQAVIRWNPQAVEDAGKSPICPVVALEATADSLGDVNEDGDVKAGDVLFSWQ from the coding sequence ATGACCAGCGTGACGTCCCCACTTGCCGGGCGTGCGATCGGACTCGCGGCAGTGCCCGATCCGGTGTTCTCCGGCGCGATGGTGGGACCGGGCACCGCCATTGATCCCGTACGCGAGCCCTCGGAGGCGGTGGCCCCCGTCGACGGTGTGGTCGTCTCCCTTCACCCGCACGCGTACGTCGTCGTCGACGGCGAGGGCCACGGCGTGCTCACGCACCTCGGGATCGACACCGTCCAGCTCAACGGCGAGGGCTTCGAGCTCCTCGTCAACAAGGGCGACACCGTGACCCGCGGCCAGGCCGTCATCCGCTGGAACCCGCAGGCCGTCGAGGACGCCGGCAAGTCGCCGATCTGCCCCGTCGTGGCCCTGGAGGCCACCGCCGACTCCCTCGGTGACGTGAACGAGGACGGGGACGTCAAGGCCGGAGACGTCCTCTTCAGCTGGCAGTGA
- a CDS encoding NUDIX domain-containing protein produces MPPDTGNAHCSTCGVAFDTASWPRTCAACGAVTYRNPLPVAIALLPVEDADGTGLVVITRTIEPALGGVALPGGFIDFGEDWREAVVRELREETGIEAPAEDVSLADVLSSPAGHILVFGLLPTRPTSALPASTATDETTGWHVLRTPTDLAFPLHTQAAATWFAGRYPRS; encoded by the coding sequence ATGCCGCCAGACACGGGAAACGCGCACTGTTCCACCTGCGGAGTCGCGTTCGACACCGCCTCATGGCCGCGTACGTGCGCCGCCTGCGGAGCCGTCACCTACCGCAACCCGCTGCCGGTGGCCATCGCCCTGCTCCCCGTCGAGGACGCCGACGGCACCGGCCTGGTGGTGATCACCCGCACCATCGAACCCGCCCTGGGCGGCGTCGCCCTGCCCGGCGGCTTCATCGACTTCGGCGAGGACTGGCGCGAGGCGGTCGTCCGCGAACTCCGCGAGGAAACCGGCATCGAAGCCCCCGCCGAGGACGTCTCCCTGGCCGATGTCCTCAGCTCCCCGGCGGGCCACATCCTCGTCTTCGGCCTCCTGCCCACCCGCCCGACGTCCGCCCTCCCCGCCTCCACCGCGACCGACGAGACCACAGGCTGGCACGTCCTGCGCACCCCCACCGACCTGGCCTTCCCCCTCCACACCCAAGCCGCCGCGACCTGGTTCGCGGGCCGCTACCCGCGGTCCTAG
- a CDS encoding M15 family metallopeptidase — protein sequence MRMLVVAAVLVALVVPSSGPGRAAGFVALREVDPSIGQDMRYAGARNFTGAVVDGYAEPVCLLARPAAEALRRAQRELLRRGYALKVYDCYRPQRAVDRFVRWAGEPDDPVAKAEFYPDVDKSRLIPEGYIARKSGHSRGSTVDLTLVRPAGGREVDMGTAFDFFGPLSHTDDPTVSAEARANRRLLRRVLGGEGFVNLPEEWWHFTLRPEAFPDTYFDFPVSVGSVRP from the coding sequence ATGAGGATGCTGGTGGTTGCGGCGGTGCTGGTCGCCCTGGTCGTGCCGTCGTCGGGGCCGGGGCGGGCGGCGGGGTTCGTGGCGTTGCGTGAGGTGGATCCGAGCATCGGGCAGGACATGCGGTACGCGGGTGCGCGGAACTTCACGGGCGCGGTGGTGGACGGTTACGCGGAGCCGGTGTGCCTGTTGGCCCGGCCGGCGGCCGAGGCGCTGCGTCGGGCGCAGCGGGAGCTGCTGCGGCGGGGGTACGCGTTGAAGGTGTACGACTGTTATCGGCCGCAGCGGGCGGTGGACCGGTTCGTGCGGTGGGCCGGGGAGCCGGATGATCCGGTGGCGAAGGCGGAGTTCTATCCGGACGTCGACAAGAGCCGGCTGATTCCCGAGGGGTACATCGCGCGGAAGTCGGGGCATTCGCGCGGGAGCACCGTCGACCTCACGTTGGTGCGTCCGGCCGGCGGGCGGGAGGTGGACATGGGGACGGCCTTCGACTTCTTCGGGCCGCTCTCGCACACGGACGATCCGACGGTCTCCGCCGAGGCGCGGGCGAACCGGCGGTTGTTGCGCCGGGTGTTGGGCGGGGAGGGGTTCGTGAACCTCCCCGAGGAGTGGTGGCATTTCACCCTCCGGCCCGAGGCCTTTCCCGACACGTACTTCGACTTTCCGGTCTCCGTCGGCTCCGTGCGGCCGTGA
- a CDS encoding DUF742 domain-containing protein: MSDPGQDHPLGTPGAPDADAYGHDATSEAGHASWFDDEAGPVVRPYAMTRGRTSHAGQHRLDLIALVVAEPAADDPVWDLTLSPEHAHILGLCRERPQSVAELAADLDLAIGVVRVLIGDLVADELVHVTRPVPPAELPDESILREVIDGLRAL, encoded by the coding sequence ATGAGCGACCCAGGCCAGGACCACCCCCTCGGCACCCCCGGCGCCCCGGACGCCGACGCGTACGGCCACGACGCGACGTCCGAGGCCGGCCACGCGAGCTGGTTCGACGACGAAGCGGGTCCCGTCGTACGCCCCTACGCCATGACCCGGGGCCGGACCAGCCACGCCGGCCAACACCGCCTCGACCTGATCGCGCTGGTGGTCGCCGAACCGGCCGCCGACGATCCGGTCTGGGACCTGACCCTGTCCCCGGAACACGCCCACATCCTCGGGCTGTGCCGGGAACGCCCCCAGTCGGTCGCGGAGCTCGCGGCGGACCTGGACCTCGCCATCGGCGTCGTCCGGGTCCTCATAGGCGACCTCGTCGCCGACGAACTGGTCCACGTGACCCGGCCGGTCCCGCCGGCCGAACTGCCCGACGAATCCATTCTGCGTGAGGTGATCGATGGCCTTCGGGCGCTCTAG
- a CDS encoding acetoacetate--CoA ligase, giving the protein MTSALQPEPLWSPSPDRIAAARVTAFQAWAAEHHGAPAEGGYPALHRWSVDELDVFWQALAAWFDVRFTTPYESVLADRAMPGARWFTGATLNYAEHALRAGENGARADEPALLHVDETHEPTPVTWAELRRQVGSLAAELRALGVRPGDRVSGYLPNIPQAVVAFLATAAVGGVWTSCAPDFGARSVLDRFQQVEPVVLFTIDGYRYGGKEHDRRETVAELRAELPSLKAVVHIPLLGTPAPEGTRPWSELTAHDTEPVFEPVPFDHPLWILYSSGTTGVPKAIVQSQGGILLEHLKQLGLHCDLGPEDRFFWYTSTGWMMWNFLVSGLLTGTTVVLYDGSPGYPDTGAQWRIAERTGATLYGTSAAYVMACKKAEVHPARDFDLSAVKCVATTGSPLPPDGFRWLHDEVAEDLWIASVSGGTDVCSCFAGGVPTLPVHIGELQAPSLATDLQAWDPSGKPLIGEVGELVVAAPLPSMPIHFWNDPDGSRYRESYFEMFPGVWRHGDWITITDHGSVVIHGRSDSTLNRQGVRMGSADIYEAVERLPEIKESLVIGLEEANGGYWMPLFVHLAPGATLDDALRKKINTTIREQLSPRHVPDEIIEIPAVPHTLTGKRIEVPVKRLLQGTPVAKAVNPGSVDRPELLAFYEELARTRG; this is encoded by the coding sequence ATGACCTCAGCCCTCCAGCCGGAACCCCTCTGGTCCCCGAGCCCCGACCGGATCGCCGCGGCCCGCGTCACCGCCTTCCAGGCCTGGGCGGCCGAGCACCACGGCGCCCCCGCCGAAGGCGGCTACCCGGCCCTGCACCGCTGGTCCGTCGACGAGCTCGACGTCTTCTGGCAGGCCCTCGCCGCATGGTTCGACGTACGGTTCACCACCCCCTACGAGAGCGTCCTCGCCGACCGCGCCATGCCCGGCGCCCGCTGGTTCACCGGAGCCACCCTCAACTACGCCGAGCACGCCCTGCGCGCCGGCGAGAACGGCGCCCGCGCCGACGAGCCCGCCCTCCTCCACGTCGACGAGACCCACGAACCCACCCCCGTCACCTGGGCCGAACTCCGCCGCCAGGTCGGCTCCCTCGCCGCCGAACTGCGCGCCCTCGGCGTCCGCCCCGGCGACCGCGTCAGCGGCTACCTCCCCAACATCCCCCAGGCCGTCGTGGCCTTCCTGGCCACCGCCGCCGTCGGCGGCGTCTGGACCTCCTGCGCCCCCGACTTCGGCGCCCGCAGCGTCCTCGACCGTTTCCAGCAGGTCGAGCCCGTGGTCCTCTTCACCATCGACGGCTACCGCTACGGCGGCAAGGAACACGACCGCCGCGAAACCGTCGCCGAGCTGCGCGCCGAGCTGCCCTCGCTCAAGGCCGTCGTCCACATCCCGCTCCTCGGCACCCCCGCCCCCGAGGGCACCCGCCCCTGGTCCGAGCTGACCGCCCACGACACCGAGCCCGTGTTCGAGCCGGTCCCGTTCGACCACCCGCTGTGGATCCTCTACTCCTCCGGCACGACCGGCGTCCCCAAGGCGATCGTCCAGTCGCAGGGCGGCATCCTCCTGGAGCACCTCAAGCAGCTCGGCCTGCACTGCGACCTCGGCCCCGAGGACCGCTTCTTCTGGTACACCTCCACCGGCTGGATGATGTGGAACTTCCTCGTCTCCGGCCTGCTCACCGGCACCACCGTCGTCCTCTACGACGGCAGCCCCGGCTACCCCGACACCGGAGCCCAGTGGCGGATCGCCGAGCGCACCGGCGCCACCCTCTACGGCACCTCCGCCGCGTACGTCATGGCCTGCAAGAAGGCCGAGGTCCACCCGGCCCGCGACTTCGACCTCTCCGCCGTCAAATGCGTCGCCACCACCGGCTCGCCCCTGCCGCCCGACGGCTTCCGCTGGCTCCACGACGAGGTCGCCGAAGACCTCTGGATCGCCTCCGTCAGCGGCGGCACGGACGTGTGCAGCTGCTTCGCCGGCGGCGTCCCCACGCTGCCCGTCCACATCGGCGAACTCCAGGCGCCCTCCCTCGCCACCGACCTCCAGGCCTGGGACCCGTCCGGCAAGCCCCTGATCGGCGAGGTCGGCGAACTGGTCGTCGCCGCCCCCCTGCCCTCCATGCCGATCCACTTCTGGAACGACCCGGACGGCAGCCGCTACCGGGAGAGCTACTTCGAGATGTTCCCCGGCGTCTGGCGCCACGGGGACTGGATCACGATCACCGACCACGGCTCCGTCGTCATCCACGGCCGCTCGGACTCCACCCTCAACCGCCAGGGCGTCCGCATGGGCTCCGCCGACATCTACGAGGCCGTCGAACGCCTCCCCGAGATCAAGGAATCCCTGGTCATCGGGCTGGAGGAAGCGAACGGCGGCTACTGGATGCCCCTCTTCGTCCACCTCGCCCCCGGCGCCACCCTGGACGACGCACTCCGCAAGAAGATCAACACCACGATCCGCGAGCAGCTCTCCCCGCGCCACGTCCCCGACGAGATCATCGAGATCCCGGCCGTCCCGCACACCCTGACCGGCAAGCGCATCGAGGTCCCCGTCAAGCGCCTCCTCCAGGGCACCCCCGTAGCCAAGGCGGTCAACCCCGGCTCCGTCGACCGCCCCGAACTGCTCGCCTTCTACGAGGAGCTCGCCCGCACTCGGGGGTGA
- a CDS encoding zinc ribbon domain-containing protein, whose amino-acid sequence MGRTRTPVVSGWFTEEAPDGGGFRLLGTRCSACTAVFFPREDAYCRNPRCPGGEMAEVPLSARGRVWSCTDGRYRPPAPYVSDPAAPWEPYTLVAVELEAEGMVVLGQAAPGVTVADLAVGSEVEVVPGVLYEDADTTWTTWRFRPVGGAR is encoded by the coding sequence GTGGGACGCACACGCACACCCGTCGTGAGCGGGTGGTTCACCGAGGAGGCACCGGACGGCGGCGGTTTCCGCCTGCTCGGCACGCGGTGTTCCGCCTGCACGGCGGTGTTCTTCCCGCGCGAGGACGCGTACTGCCGCAATCCGCGCTGCCCCGGCGGCGAGATGGCCGAGGTGCCGCTGTCCGCGCGGGGTCGGGTCTGGTCCTGCACCGACGGGCGCTACCGGCCGCCCGCCCCGTACGTGTCCGACCCGGCGGCGCCCTGGGAGCCGTACACCCTGGTCGCGGTGGAGCTGGAGGCCGAGGGGATGGTGGTGCTGGGGCAGGCGGCGCCGGGGGTGACGGTCGCGGACCTGGCGGTCGGCAGCGAGGTCGAGGTGGTGCCCGGCGTGCTGTACGAGGACGCCGACACCACCTGGACGACGTGGCGGTTCCGGCCGGTGGGAGGGGCCCGATGA
- a CDS encoding roadblock/LC7 domain-containing protein: MTAPQTANDTRGRGSGPLNWLLDELVDKVGSIRKAVVLSGDGLPTGSSKDLTREDSEHLAAVASGFHSLAKGVGRHFESGRVRQTVVELDEAFLFVMAAGDGSCLAVLSDADSDVGQVAYEMTLMVKRVGDHLATAPRTGLPAGG, from the coding sequence ATGACCGCACCGCAGACCGCAAACGACACCCGGGGCCGCGGCTCCGGCCCGCTCAACTGGCTCCTCGACGAGCTCGTCGACAAGGTCGGCAGCATCCGCAAGGCGGTCGTCCTGTCCGGCGACGGCCTGCCCACCGGCAGCTCCAAGGACCTCACCCGCGAGGACAGCGAGCACCTGGCCGCCGTCGCCTCCGGCTTCCACAGCCTGGCCAAGGGTGTCGGCCGGCACTTCGAATCCGGCCGCGTCCGCCAGACCGTCGTCGAGCTCGACGAGGCGTTCCTGTTCGTCATGGCCGCGGGCGACGGCAGCTGCCTGGCCGTGCTCTCCGACGCCGACTCCGACGTCGGCCAGGTCGCCTACGAGATGACGCTGATGGTCAAGCGCGTCGGCGACCACCTGGCGACCGCCCCGCGCACCGGGCTGCCCGCCGGAGGGTGA
- a CDS encoding lipid-transfer protein, which produces MSGDVAVLGAGMHPWGKWGRSFVEYGRAAARAALADAGLEWGDVRSVVGADTVRGGYPGYVAGATFAQALGWQGARVTSVYAACASGAQAIGAARAQILAGLADVVLVVGADAAPKGFFAPAGGERHDDPDWLRFRVLGATNPTYFGLYARRRMALHGDSLEDFALVKVKNAAAGALNPNARYRKEVTVEEVAASAVVADPLRLLDICATSDGGAALVLSSMEFARARGVVDPVRIRAVSTVTPTYPRTVLDLPDIATDSTVAVAAGAGSFRASIADAAYEEAGLGPTDLSLAEVYDLSTALELQWYEDIGLCGEGEGAKLVREGATALGGRIPVNPSGGLASFGEAVPAQAIAQVCELTWQLRGTAGARQVPGARVGITANQGLFGHGSAVVAVR; this is translated from the coding sequence ATGAGCGGGGACGTCGCCGTCCTGGGTGCGGGGATGCACCCGTGGGGCAAGTGGGGCCGGAGTTTCGTCGAGTACGGGCGGGCCGCCGCGCGCGCCGCGCTCGCCGACGCCGGCCTGGAGTGGGGCGACGTACGGTCCGTCGTGGGCGCCGACACCGTGCGCGGCGGCTACCCGGGCTACGTCGCCGGCGCCACCTTCGCGCAGGCGCTCGGCTGGCAGGGCGCGCGGGTGACCAGCGTGTACGCGGCCTGCGCCTCCGGGGCCCAGGCCATCGGGGCCGCGCGGGCACAGATCCTGGCGGGGCTCGCGGACGTGGTGCTGGTGGTCGGCGCCGACGCCGCGCCGAAGGGATTCTTCGCCCCGGCCGGCGGCGAGCGGCACGACGACCCCGACTGGCTGCGGTTTCGGGTGCTGGGCGCCACGAACCCGACCTACTTCGGGCTGTACGCGCGCCGCCGCATGGCCCTGCACGGGGACAGCCTGGAGGACTTCGCGCTGGTCAAGGTGAAGAACGCGGCGGCCGGCGCGCTCAACCCGAACGCCCGGTACCGCAAGGAGGTCACCGTCGAGGAGGTCGCGGCGTCGGCGGTGGTCGCCGATCCGCTGCGGCTGCTGGACATCTGCGCCACCTCGGACGGGGGCGCGGCGCTGGTGCTGAGCAGCATGGAGTTCGCGCGGGCGCGGGGGGTGGTCGACCCGGTGCGGATCCGGGCGGTGTCGACGGTGACGCCCACGTATCCCCGTACGGTGTTGGACCTGCCGGACATCGCGACCGATTCCACGGTGGCGGTGGCGGCCGGCGCCGGGTCGTTCCGGGCCTCGATCGCGGACGCCGCGTACGAGGAGGCGGGGCTGGGGCCGACGGACCTGTCGCTGGCCGAGGTGTACGACCTGTCCACGGCGCTGGAGTTGCAGTGGTACGAGGACATCGGCCTGTGCGGTGAGGGCGAGGGGGCCAAGCTCGTACGGGAGGGGGCGACCGCGCTCGGCGGGCGGATCCCCGTCAACCCGAGCGGCGGGCTGGCCTCGTTCGGGGAGGCGGTGCCGGCGCAGGCCATCGCGCAGGTGTGCGAGCTGACGTGGCAGCTGCGCGGTACGGCCGGGGCCCGGCAGGTGCCGGGGGCGCGGGTCGGGATCACCGCGAACCAGGGGCTGTTCGGGCACGGGTCGGCGGTCGTGGCGGTGCGGTGA
- a CDS encoding ATP/GTP-binding protein → MAFGRSSRTGAMHAVSPVEPLTLKILVAGGFGVGKTTLVSAVSEIRPLRTEERLSEPGIGIDDTGGVEGKSTTTVAMDFGRITLREDLVLYLFGTPGQDRFWFLWDELAQGSLGAVVLADTRRLADCFAAIDYFERRGIPFVVAVNCFDGADRHPVVTVREALDLDAEVPVLLCDARDRESVKDVLVGVVEHAMSLARARRAGLAARA, encoded by the coding sequence ATGGCCTTCGGGCGCTCTAGCCGCACCGGCGCGATGCATGCCGTGTCGCCGGTCGAGCCGCTGACCCTGAAGATCCTGGTCGCGGGCGGTTTCGGGGTGGGCAAGACCACCCTGGTCAGCGCGGTGAGCGAGATCCGCCCACTGCGCACGGAGGAACGGCTCTCCGAACCCGGTATCGGCATCGACGACACCGGGGGAGTGGAGGGCAAGAGCACCACCACCGTGGCCATGGACTTCGGCCGCATCACGCTGCGCGAGGACCTGGTGCTCTACCTCTTCGGCACCCCCGGCCAGGACCGCTTCTGGTTCCTGTGGGACGAGCTGGCCCAGGGCTCGCTGGGCGCCGTGGTGCTCGCCGACACCCGCCGGCTCGCCGACTGCTTCGCGGCGATCGACTACTTCGAGCGGCGCGGGATCCCCTTCGTCGTCGCCGTGAACTGCTTCGACGGGGCGGACCGCCATCCGGTGGTCACCGTTCGCGAGGCGCTCGACCTCGACGCCGAGGTGCCGGTGCTGCTGTGCGACGCCCGCGACCGGGAGTCCGTCAAGGACGTCCTCGTGGGGGTCGTGGAACACGCGATGTCGCTGGCCCGCGCCCGCCGCGCCGGCCTGGCCGCCCGAGCCTGA